One Mycolicibacterium parafortuitum DNA segment encodes these proteins:
- a CDS encoding acyl-CoA dehydrogenase family protein: MTASEADALRQAVREFFEAVSPSTRVRELMATEAGFDRTSWVQMANELGLHGIAVPEQYGGAGAGLPELAVVFEEMGAALLCAPFFSTVALAVPTLLTSGDEGAMQQYLPALVDGSETATAVLNGSLDAWDPAAVSLTARRDGPGYRLSGRAERVLDGHTANVILAVANTANGTSLFAVRAPSEGLDRQPLATLDRTRKVAALSFDRVPATLIGTDGGAAAGLERAYRVAAIALAAEQVGAAQRCLDMAVTYARERIQFGRSIGSFQAVKHRCADMLVLLEGARSAAAHAAGLRDGDDQAVAASVAKMVCSEAFLEVALDNMRIHGGIGFTWEHDAHLYMRRAKTTQLIFGTPDHHAQRLATLVTSSSP, encoded by the coding sequence GTATCGCCGTCGACCAGAGTTCGCGAGCTGATGGCCACCGAAGCGGGCTTCGACCGGACGTCATGGGTACAGATGGCCAACGAACTGGGCCTGCACGGCATCGCCGTCCCCGAGCAGTACGGCGGAGCGGGAGCCGGCCTACCGGAACTCGCAGTCGTCTTCGAGGAGATGGGCGCAGCCCTGCTGTGTGCGCCGTTCTTCTCCACTGTCGCACTGGCCGTGCCGACGCTGCTCACCAGCGGTGACGAAGGCGCGATGCAGCAGTACCTGCCCGCACTGGTCGACGGCTCCGAGACCGCCACCGCGGTGCTCAACGGATCACTCGACGCCTGGGATCCCGCCGCCGTGTCGCTGACGGCCCGCCGCGACGGCCCTGGTTATCGGCTGAGCGGCCGGGCCGAGCGGGTTCTGGACGGTCACACGGCGAATGTGATTCTGGCCGTGGCGAACACAGCCAACGGTACATCGCTGTTCGCGGTCAGGGCACCTTCCGAAGGACTCGATCGGCAGCCGCTGGCGACGCTCGACCGCACCCGCAAGGTCGCCGCACTGAGCTTCGACCGCGTGCCGGCGACACTGATCGGAACCGACGGTGGTGCCGCCGCCGGCCTGGAGCGGGCCTACCGGGTCGCCGCGATCGCTCTCGCGGCCGAACAGGTCGGCGCCGCACAGCGATGCCTCGATATGGCTGTGACCTATGCCAGGGAACGCATCCAGTTCGGCCGTTCCATCGGCAGCTTCCAGGCCGTCAAACACCGCTGCGCAGACATGCTGGTGCTGCTGGAAGGCGCCCGGTCCGCCGCGGCGCATGCGGCCGGCCTCCGCGACGGCGACGACCAGGCGGTGGCGGCCTCGGTCGCCAAGATGGTGTGCTCGGAAGCGTTTCTCGAAGTGGCGCTGGACAATATGCGCATCCACGGCGGAATCGGGTTCACCTGGGAGCACGATGCCCACCTCTACATGCGCCGCGCCAAGACCACCCAGTTGATCTTCGGCACCCCCGACCACCACGCGCAGCGCCTGGCCACCCTCGTCACATCATCAAGCCCCTAG
- a CDS encoding TIGR03619 family F420-dependent LLM class oxidoreductase: MTISYSLELPTQRVEAVAEFVSAEAISEIARAAEAAGFAAVHVTDHPAPDAKWLDHGGHHALDPFVALSFAAAATTEVKLLTNVYIAAYRNPFLGAKSIQSLSVLSGGRLILGTAAGYLKPEFRSLGVDFDTRGAQLDEALDVLDKVLTGDDIAYDGTTFSARGVRLRPLPASPPPVWIGGNSKPAVRRAVSRAQGWAPFNTFGYAAASRTAEISTLDELEAAIGWAKKYAAEIGRAAPLDICFSAGNLLDDSRSADERHATIAKLEGMGVTWLTIAPQGADRAEVIDTAAAFAREFIA, encoded by the coding sequence GTGACCATTTCGTACTCCCTCGAACTACCCACACAGCGGGTGGAGGCGGTGGCCGAGTTCGTCTCCGCCGAGGCGATATCGGAGATCGCCCGTGCCGCCGAAGCAGCCGGCTTCGCCGCGGTGCACGTCACCGACCACCCCGCCCCCGACGCCAAGTGGCTCGACCACGGCGGACACCACGCGCTCGATCCGTTTGTGGCACTGTCCTTCGCCGCCGCGGCGACCACCGAGGTCAAGCTGCTGACCAACGTCTACATCGCCGCGTACCGAAACCCGTTCCTGGGCGCCAAGTCGATTCAGAGCTTGTCGGTGCTGTCCGGCGGGCGGCTCATCCTGGGCACTGCCGCCGGCTATCTGAAGCCCGAATTCAGATCCTTGGGAGTCGATTTCGATACGCGCGGCGCACAGCTGGACGAGGCCCTCGACGTCCTGGACAAGGTACTGACCGGTGACGACATCGCCTACGACGGAACGACGTTCTCCGCGCGGGGTGTCCGGCTGCGACCGTTGCCCGCGAGCCCGCCACCCGTCTGGATCGGAGGCAACAGCAAACCCGCCGTGCGCCGCGCGGTATCCCGCGCCCAGGGATGGGCCCCGTTCAACACCTTCGGCTATGCGGCGGCGTCGCGCACCGCCGAGATCTCCACGCTCGACGAGCTCGAGGCCGCCATCGGGTGGGCCAAGAAATACGCGGCCGAGATCGGCCGCGCCGCGCCGCTGGACATCTGTTTCTCGGCGGGCAACCTGCTCGACGACAGCCGATCCGCCGACGAACGGCACGCGACGATCGCGAAGCTGGAGGGGATGGGGGTGACCTGGCTGACCATCGCTCCGCAGGGCGCAGACCGGGCCGAGGTCATCGACACCGCTGCGGCGTTCGCGCGAGAGTTCATCGCATGA
- a CDS encoding nuclear transport factor 2 family protein → MELWELDARESVRRTLSDYTAATDTFDLAALAQCFGPDGVLEFTGGTGPLTGPAAIQAGLATAMAKEPEPGRQSPSYVRHHVASIRFRSVTPQRIEVSSYFAVYTDVGLDHWGRYRDVLTPIDARWLFAHRRIGVDGFAAASLMR, encoded by the coding sequence ATGGAGCTCTGGGAGCTCGATGCCCGAGAGTCCGTCCGGCGGACGCTTTCCGACTACACCGCGGCGACCGACACGTTCGATCTGGCCGCACTGGCGCAGTGCTTCGGGCCCGACGGCGTCCTTGAGTTCACCGGCGGCACGGGGCCGCTGACCGGGCCGGCCGCGATCCAAGCGGGCTTGGCGACCGCGATGGCGAAAGAGCCGGAGCCGGGACGGCAGAGCCCGTCGTATGTGCGCCACCACGTCGCGAGCATCCGGTTCCGGTCGGTGACGCCGCAGCGGATCGAGGTGAGCAGCTACTTCGCGGTGTACACCGATGTCGGACTGGACCACTGGGGCCGGTACCGCGACGTGCTCACCCCGATCGACGCACGCTGGCTGTTCGCCCACCGGCGCATCGGCGTCGACGGGTTCGCAGCCGCCAGTCTCATGCGATGA
- a CDS encoding cysteine hydrolase, producing the protein MPQPRLQELLNPATTALVTQECQGGVIGAQAGLPMLAEEARREAVPNIATLLGAARAAGVTVVHCLIEKRPDGRGANTNARLFMAGKSFPSDLTPGTPGASLLPELGQEPSDIVLTRLHGVGPMTGTDLDSVLRNLNIRTIVGVGVSVNVAITNFVMDAVNRSYQFVLPRDAVSGYPREYAESVIDNTLALLATVTTTDAVVAAWKESAAG; encoded by the coding sequence ATGCCGCAACCACGCCTGCAGGAGCTTCTCAACCCCGCCACCACCGCGCTGGTCACCCAGGAGTGCCAGGGCGGCGTGATCGGTGCGCAGGCAGGTCTGCCGATGCTCGCCGAAGAGGCCCGTCGCGAGGCGGTGCCCAACATCGCCACCCTGCTGGGGGCGGCCCGTGCGGCCGGGGTCACGGTGGTGCACTGCCTGATCGAGAAACGGCCCGACGGCCGCGGCGCGAACACCAACGCCAGGCTGTTCATGGCGGGCAAGTCGTTCCCATCCGATCTGACACCCGGCACTCCCGGCGCCTCGCTGCTCCCCGAGCTCGGCCAGGAGCCCAGCGACATCGTGCTCACCCGCCTGCACGGCGTCGGGCCGATGACCGGAACCGACCTCGACTCCGTGCTGCGCAATCTGAACATCAGAACAATTGTGGGCGTCGGTGTTTCGGTGAACGTGGCGATCACCAACTTCGTCATGGACGCGGTCAATCGCAGCTATCAGTTCGTCCTTCCCCGCGACGCGGTGAGCGGGTACCCCCGTGAGTACGCGGAGTCGGTCATCGACAACACCCTGGCGTTGCTCGCGACGGTGACCACCACCGACGCGGTGGTGGCCGCATGGAAGGAGTCGGCAGCCGGCTAG
- a CDS encoding amidohydrolase family protein, with product MSTRSLPYPVFDIDNHMYETTDALTKYLPKQHRGKVGYVEVNGRPKLVVKDHISHMIPNPTFERVARPGSAEDYFLGNNPDGLNFREFIGEPMDVIPAFQHPAPRLELMDELGIDQCVMYPTLASLIEERTTDDVVLTHAIIHALNEWMYEHWTFNYENRIFATPVICLPLVDEAIKEFHWCLERGMKTFLVRPAPVPSRFGGSRSMGLPEYDPFWQEVVNAGIPVTFHASDSGYQKHLMEWEGGDEYLSFKPSALREVVMGFRAMEDTLAALICHGALSRFPDLKVLVVENGSGWVRNLLRLLDKAYRTMPKEFDEHPVEVFKRNVYIHPFLEDDIKGIIEIMGEDHVMFGSDFPHPEGIGDPLSFVDRLDGVSESAKAKIMGGNAIEALGLKVSV from the coding sequence ATGTCTACCCGGTCCCTGCCGTACCCGGTCTTCGACATCGACAACCACATGTACGAGACGACGGACGCCCTCACGAAGTACCTGCCGAAGCAGCATCGCGGCAAGGTCGGCTACGTCGAGGTCAACGGCCGGCCCAAACTCGTGGTCAAGGATCACATCAGCCACATGATCCCGAACCCGACGTTCGAACGGGTGGCCCGGCCGGGCAGTGCCGAGGACTACTTCCTCGGCAACAACCCCGACGGGCTGAATTTCCGCGAGTTCATCGGGGAGCCAATGGATGTCATTCCCGCCTTTCAGCACCCGGCGCCGCGCTTGGAGCTGATGGACGAACTCGGGATCGACCAGTGCGTGATGTACCCGACCCTGGCGAGCCTGATCGAGGAACGGACCACCGACGACGTCGTCCTGACCCACGCGATCATCCACGCGCTCAACGAGTGGATGTACGAGCATTGGACCTTCAACTACGAGAACCGGATCTTCGCCACGCCGGTGATCTGCCTGCCTCTGGTCGACGAGGCGATCAAGGAGTTCCACTGGTGCCTCGAGCGCGGGATGAAGACCTTCCTGGTCCGTCCCGCCCCGGTGCCGAGTCGTTTCGGCGGGTCACGGTCGATGGGCCTTCCGGAGTACGACCCGTTCTGGCAGGAAGTCGTCAACGCCGGAATCCCGGTGACATTCCACGCCTCCGACAGCGGATACCAGAAGCATCTGATGGAGTGGGAGGGCGGTGACGAGTACCTGTCCTTCAAACCGAGCGCACTGCGAGAGGTCGTGATGGGCTTCCGCGCCATGGAGGACACGCTCGCCGCGTTGATCTGCCACGGGGCGCTCTCGCGCTTCCCCGACCTGAAGGTTCTGGTCGTCGAGAACGGCAGCGGATGGGTGCGAAACCTGTTGCGCCTGTTGGACAAGGCGTACCGGACGATGCCCAAGGAGTTCGACGAGCACCCGGTCGAGGTGTTCAAGCGTAACGTCTACATCCACCCGTTCCTCGAAGACGACATCAAGGGGATCATCGAGATCATGGGCGAGGACCATGTGATGTTCGGATCCGACTTCCCGCATCCCGAGGGCATCGGCGATCCGTTGAGCTTCGTGGACCGGCTCGACGGAGTCTCCGAGTCGGCCAAGGCGAAGATCATGGGCGGCAACGCGATCGAGGCACTGGGCCTCAAGGTTTCGGTATGA
- a CDS encoding MaoC family dehydratase has protein sequence MTQTAASPTLFDGVDAFEAHVGEHLGYSGWHQITQREIDLFAEATGDHQWIHVDAEKAARGPYGKTIAHGYLTLSLVPILVQQIYRVTGLSMQVNYGVDKLRFPAPVPVDSRIRAGAELIKVERNDKGARATVRVTVEVEGSDRPACVVDTIAAMVS, from the coding sequence ATGACCCAGACGGCGGCCTCGCCGACGCTGTTCGACGGAGTCGACGCCTTCGAAGCACACGTCGGCGAGCACCTGGGCTACAGCGGATGGCACCAGATCACCCAGCGGGAGATCGACCTGTTCGCCGAGGCGACGGGCGACCACCAGTGGATCCACGTCGACGCCGAGAAGGCCGCGCGGGGCCCGTACGGGAAGACGATCGCCCACGGCTATCTCACGCTGTCGTTGGTGCCGATTCTCGTCCAACAGATCTACCGGGTCACGGGCCTGTCGATGCAGGTGAACTACGGCGTCGACAAACTGCGGTTTCCGGCACCGGTGCCGGTGGACTCCCGCATCCGCGCCGGCGCCGAGTTGATCAAGGTGGAGCGCAACGACAAGGGCGCCAGGGCAACCGTCCGGGTCACCGTGGAGGTCGAGGGCTCCGATCGGCCGGCCTGCGTGGTCGACACCATCGCCGCGATGGTGAGCTGA
- a CDS encoding CaiB/BaiF CoA transferase family protein, whose amino-acid sequence MSSALAGLRVVELGTQIATPYCTKLLVDLGAEVCKIESPSGDPLRRWGPFRDEAAGHGGLFEYLNAGKHGLTVDLTTPTGLAQVHELLARADLLVEDLPPGSTERFEWGLDRDTLQRINSDLAVVRVSDYGQDGPRRDQPSTSLTLQAASGWVNTREFGRPPVQAGARIPEYIVGGYAALAALTALRVADGERGRIVEADVSAFESLLSTLPYPMLMAERLKSLGLPTNSKAAPMLGIVRAADGWIGINCLTGQHWLDVCAMVGLPEFGEHQLAIMLGGPERDEFFGKAQPWLDSMPVADLVELSQAMRIPAAPINDGATILDCPQYRDRGFFVDGGQMTDAGEVPFRRPGAPFRLSKTPVPSPRPAPALGESAPTPWDDRKQRGEGCTDGGSPFAGLKVFDLSTFWAGAYLTCYLGAFGADVVKVESVQRPDGHRYSGSLLRSSDRWYDIGPLWQGTNLNKRDITLDLGSAVGRELAMRLAAEADVVIENFSPRVVEQFGLDYDSLVKINPGVIMVRMPGFGLDGPWRDYVGWALNIEQLAGMSAVTGYADGPPCNLQGPADPIAGVHATVALLAALEHRRRTGEGQLIEVAQIEVGAAVTAEPVIEYSMTGRVCEREGNRHRDYAQGVYPTPGEDDWIAVSVRDDTDWAGVTEVIGRPDLREDPRFSSAAARLRHHDEFDAVLAEHAAANRAEDFAEALLARGVPAARLMTADRMYEVDQLDARGFYVDLDHEIAGRQRFPGWPFRITPGPARHHRTPSPTLGQHNDEVLAEMGLTPEQITALRAQGVIGERLLNA is encoded by the coding sequence GTGAGCTCGGCGCTGGCCGGCCTGCGCGTCGTCGAACTGGGTACTCAGATCGCGACGCCGTACTGCACCAAACTTCTCGTCGACCTCGGCGCCGAGGTCTGCAAGATCGAGTCCCCCTCGGGGGATCCGCTGCGCCGCTGGGGTCCGTTCCGCGACGAGGCCGCCGGACACGGCGGACTGTTCGAGTACCTGAATGCCGGAAAGCACGGTCTGACAGTAGATCTGACGACACCCACGGGCCTGGCGCAGGTCCACGAGCTGCTCGCGCGGGCCGATCTGCTGGTCGAAGATCTCCCGCCCGGGTCGACCGAACGGTTCGAGTGGGGGCTCGACCGCGACACGCTGCAGCGGATCAACAGCGATCTGGCCGTCGTCCGAGTGTCCGACTACGGCCAGGACGGCCCTCGGCGGGATCAGCCGTCGACATCGCTGACCCTGCAGGCGGCGTCGGGATGGGTCAACACCCGCGAGTTCGGCCGCCCGCCGGTGCAGGCCGGGGCGCGCATCCCCGAGTACATCGTCGGGGGTTATGCGGCGCTGGCGGCGCTGACCGCGCTGCGGGTCGCCGACGGGGAGCGGGGCCGCATCGTCGAGGCCGACGTGTCGGCGTTCGAGTCGCTGTTGAGCACGTTGCCGTATCCGATGTTGATGGCGGAACGTTTGAAAAGCCTTGGTTTGCCGACCAACTCGAAGGCGGCGCCGATGCTGGGCATCGTTCGCGCCGCCGACGGCTGGATCGGTATCAACTGTCTGACCGGGCAGCACTGGTTGGACGTCTGCGCGATGGTCGGTTTGCCGGAGTTCGGCGAACATCAACTCGCCATCATGCTCGGCGGCCCGGAACGCGACGAGTTCTTCGGGAAGGCGCAGCCCTGGCTGGATTCGATGCCGGTCGCCGACCTCGTCGAGCTGAGCCAGGCCATGCGTATCCCCGCCGCGCCGATCAACGACGGCGCGACGATCCTGGATTGCCCCCAGTACCGCGACCGCGGGTTCTTCGTCGACGGCGGCCAGATGACCGACGCCGGGGAGGTGCCGTTCCGTAGGCCGGGCGCCCCGTTCCGGCTGTCGAAGACGCCGGTGCCCTCGCCGCGGCCCGCACCGGCTCTCGGCGAGAGTGCCCCTACGCCGTGGGACGACCGCAAGCAGCGCGGCGAAGGCTGCACGGACGGGGGAAGCCCGTTCGCGGGCCTGAAGGTCTTCGACCTCAGTACGTTCTGGGCCGGTGCGTATCTGACCTGCTACCTCGGCGCATTCGGCGCCGACGTGGTCAAGGTCGAGTCGGTGCAGCGTCCGGACGGGCACCGGTATTCGGGCTCGCTGCTGCGCAGCAGCGACCGGTGGTACGACATCGGGCCGCTGTGGCAGGGCACCAACCTGAACAAGCGCGACATCACCCTCGACCTCGGCAGCGCCGTGGGCCGGGAGCTGGCCATGCGGCTGGCCGCGGAGGCCGACGTGGTGATCGAGAACTTCTCGCCGCGGGTCGTCGAGCAGTTCGGGCTGGACTACGACTCCCTGGTGAAGATCAACCCCGGGGTGATCATGGTGCGGATGCCGGGCTTCGGACTGGACGGACCATGGCGCGATTACGTCGGGTGGGCACTCAACATCGAACAGCTGGCCGGGATGTCGGCGGTGACCGGATACGCCGACGGGCCGCCGTGCAACCTGCAAGGTCCGGCCGACCCCATCGCCGGGGTGCATGCGACGGTGGCGCTGCTCGCCGCGCTCGAGCACCGGCGCCGCACCGGTGAGGGGCAACTGATCGAGGTGGCGCAGATCGAGGTCGGTGCCGCCGTGACGGCCGAACCGGTCATCGAGTACTCGATGACCGGACGGGTGTGCGAACGGGAGGGCAACCGGCACCGCGACTATGCGCAGGGCGTCTACCCCACGCCGGGGGAGGACGATTGGATCGCGGTCTCGGTGCGCGACGACACCGATTGGGCCGGCGTGACCGAGGTCATCGGCCGACCCGACCTGCGTGAGGATCCGCGATTCAGTTCGGCGGCCGCCCGGTTGCGCCACCATGACGAGTTCGACGCGGTGCTGGCCGAACACGCCGCGGCGAACCGTGCCGAGGATTTCGCCGAGGCCCTGTTGGCGCGCGGCGTGCCCGCCGCGCGACTGATGACGGCCGATCGCATGTACGAGGTCGACCAACTCGATGCGCGCGGGTTCTATGTCGACCTCGACCACGAGATCGCGGGACGACAACGCTTCCCCGGCTGGCCGTTTCGGATCACGCCGGGTCCGGCGCGACACCACCGCACGCCGTCTCCGACCCTCGGCCAGCACAACGACGAGGTGCTCGCCGAGATGGGCCTGACGCCCGAGCAGATCACGGCGCTGCGCGCCCAGGGTGTCATCGGCGAGCGACTGCTCAATGCTTAG
- a CDS encoding aldehyde dehydrogenase family protein, producing the protein MMASSSLVDDYDLFINGHWVSADGARYEVTNPSTGEVLATAPDAGVAQVEQAIAAARTAFDSGPWATAAPEERARCLQQLSDALLAHGDDIYALAQAEWGCTANERLIHVDGPAFMAGHSAELALEPAEAPMDAWGAAGTTLLRYEPLGVVAVMTPWNFPHTLNVMKVGATLAAGNTLVLKPSPLTPLAGLALARIIKEETDIPPGVVNVVTPTGIEASRVLTLDPRVDMVSFTGSSSVGRDVMAGAAGTMKRILLECGGKSASVLLDDVELTDELLERLLFEGCTLHAGQACILNSRLVVPAERHDEVVARLVDLARAVKVGDPAEDGVDMGPLISREHLERVRGFVRRAEADGAKVVTGGDILENPSGGNFFEPTILTDAGPDSYIAQEEVFGPVLTVLRHSGDDDAAAIANNSPYGLGGAVWGGDVDRALAVARRIRTGQVSINGTIPGDAPFGGFKQSGIGREGGVLGLRAYMEPKAIGVPA; encoded by the coding sequence CTGATGGCCTCGTCCAGCCTCGTCGACGACTACGACCTGTTCATCAACGGCCATTGGGTGTCCGCGGACGGCGCCCGCTACGAGGTCACCAACCCGTCCACCGGCGAGGTTCTCGCGACCGCACCCGATGCCGGGGTGGCGCAGGTCGAACAGGCCATCGCCGCGGCGCGGACGGCGTTCGACTCCGGCCCCTGGGCCACGGCGGCACCGGAGGAGCGGGCCAGATGTCTGCAGCAGCTCAGTGATGCGCTGCTCGCCCACGGCGACGACATCTACGCGCTCGCGCAAGCGGAGTGGGGCTGTACGGCAAACGAGCGATTGATCCACGTGGACGGCCCGGCGTTCATGGCCGGTCACTCCGCCGAACTCGCCCTCGAGCCGGCTGAGGCGCCGATGGATGCGTGGGGAGCGGCGGGCACGACGCTGCTGCGCTACGAACCTCTCGGCGTGGTCGCGGTCATGACACCGTGGAACTTTCCGCACACGCTCAACGTGATGAAGGTCGGTGCCACGCTAGCCGCGGGCAACACGCTCGTGCTGAAGCCCTCGCCGCTGACGCCCCTGGCCGGTCTGGCGCTCGCGCGAATCATCAAGGAGGAAACCGATATTCCTCCCGGGGTCGTCAACGTCGTGACCCCGACCGGAATCGAGGCGAGCAGGGTTCTGACCCTGGACCCCCGGGTGGACATGGTGAGTTTCACCGGCAGTTCGTCGGTGGGCAGGGACGTGATGGCCGGTGCGGCGGGCACGATGAAACGGATTCTGCTGGAGTGCGGCGGAAAATCGGCCAGCGTGCTCCTCGACGATGTCGAGCTGACCGACGAGCTGCTCGAGCGACTGCTCTTCGAAGGGTGCACGCTGCACGCCGGGCAGGCGTGCATCCTCAACAGCCGGCTGGTGGTGCCCGCCGAACGCCACGACGAGGTCGTGGCCCGGCTGGTGGACCTCGCGCGCGCCGTCAAGGTCGGCGACCCCGCAGAGGACGGGGTCGACATGGGGCCGCTGATCAGCAGGGAGCATCTGGAGCGTGTGCGCGGCTTCGTCCGCCGCGCCGAGGCCGACGGGGCCAAGGTGGTGACCGGCGGCGACATTCTCGAAAACCCCTCGGGCGGAAACTTTTTCGAACCGACGATCCTGACCGATGCCGGCCCGGACTCGTACATCGCGCAGGAGGAGGTGTTCGGGCCGGTGCTGACGGTGCTGCGACACAGCGGTGACGACGACGCCGCGGCCATCGCCAACAACTCCCCGTACGGGCTGGGCGGTGCGGTCTGGGGTGGCGACGTCGACCGCGCCCTCGCGGTCGCCCGCCGCATCAGGACCGGTCAGGTCTCCATCAACGGCACCATCCCCGGCGACGCCCCGTTCGGCGGCTTCAAGCAGAGCGGCATCGGTCGAGAAGGCGGAGTGCTGGGGCTGCGGGCCTACATGGAACCGAAGGCGATCGGGGTACCCGCGTGA
- a CDS encoding cytochrome P450, producing the protein MHSPDFYAGDPYPAYRELRKTTPVVWNDTTNFWALTKYEDVRFVSGHPGLFSSTKGITIPDPEQPEPVQEGNLIFTDPPRHRQLRKLINAGFTRRQVTLLEPTVRRIVAGIVEGIDPSREYEFAEEIAAPLPTRMIAEMLGAPPEDWERFRTWSDAAVGTADPDIEMDHLVALGELYEYFTALIEARRSGQVTGQDDLLSILAAAEVDGERLTDADLLNFSFLLLVAGNETTRNLIALGTAALLDHPDQLALLRSDPSMLTCAVEEMLRYTSPVTHMARRATADVDIRGQKIKAGDTVVMLYGAANRDEEIFGPNSEEFDITRNPNPHIAFGAGEHACLGAQLARLEARVMFEVLLGAYPSIELTGDVTRLRATMVPGVKRMPVRLKASV; encoded by the coding sequence CTGCATTCCCCGGACTTCTACGCCGGAGACCCGTACCCGGCCTACCGGGAACTGCGGAAGACCACCCCGGTGGTGTGGAACGACACCACGAACTTCTGGGCCCTGACCAAATACGAGGACGTCCGCTTCGTGTCGGGGCATCCGGGGTTGTTCTCGTCGACCAAAGGCATCACCATCCCGGATCCCGAGCAACCCGAGCCGGTGCAGGAAGGCAATCTGATCTTCACCGATCCGCCCCGGCACCGTCAGTTGCGCAAGCTGATCAACGCGGGCTTCACCCGTCGTCAGGTGACATTGCTGGAGCCCACGGTCCGGCGGATCGTCGCCGGAATCGTCGAGGGCATCGACCCGTCCCGCGAGTACGAGTTCGCCGAGGAGATCGCGGCACCGCTGCCGACCCGGATGATCGCCGAGATGCTCGGCGCCCCGCCGGAGGATTGGGAGAGATTCCGCACCTGGTCCGATGCGGCCGTCGGGACCGCGGACCCCGACATCGAGATGGATCATCTGGTCGCGCTCGGTGAACTCTACGAGTACTTCACCGCACTGATCGAGGCTCGGCGGTCCGGCCAGGTGACCGGGCAAGACGATCTGCTGAGCATCCTCGCCGCCGCGGAGGTCGACGGCGAGCGCCTCACGGACGCCGACCTGCTCAACTTCTCGTTTCTGCTTCTGGTCGCGGGCAACGAGACCACCCGCAACCTGATCGCACTCGGCACCGCGGCGCTGCTCGACCATCCTGACCAGTTGGCGTTGCTTCGATCCGACCCGTCGATGCTGACCTGCGCGGTCGAGGAGATGCTGCGGTACACCAGCCCGGTCACCCACATGGCGCGCCGGGCCACCGCCGATGTGGACATCCGCGGGCAGAAGATCAAGGCCGGCGACACCGTGGTGATGCTCTACGGCGCCGCGAATCGGGACGAGGAGATCTTCGGCCCGAACAGCGAGGAGTTCGACATCACCCGAAACCCGAACCCGCACATCGCCTTCGGCGCGGGTGAACACGCCTGTCTGGGCGCCCAGCTGGCACGACTGGAGGCGCGGGTGATGTTCGAGGTGCTGCTCGGCGCATACCCGAGCATCGAACTGACCGGTGACGTGACCCGGCTGCGGGCGACGATGGTGCCGGGCGTCAAACGTATGCCGGTGCGCCTGAAAGCGAGTGTCTGA